One part of the Flavobacterium johnsoniae UW101 genome encodes these proteins:
- a CDS encoding class I SAM-dependent methyltransferase, which yields MTSESEYQSKVKEILFNDEFIDLLFKNGIPSYVKDQFRFERALKLLKYPKNKTIFELGAFPGTGFYYFGEFNNMIGIGKTNLDFSKKAISLGHDLIDVDFESIKKGDIHVQADVVLVMEVLEHIRMPYKFIEAILGNIKPGGLLYLTTNNQSYIGYLVKLLFNKEILDPIESENTFYPGHCRYYGLKELVRVFDKFGFIILESNYINFLPKYKLYKSEKFGFIKNLFVKLFPNRFSTHIEILIKKPE from the coding sequence ATGACTTCCGAAAGTGAATATCAAAGTAAAGTTAAAGAGATTTTGTTTAATGATGAGTTTATAGATTTATTATTTAAAAATGGAATTCCTTCATATGTTAAAGACCAATTTAGGTTTGAACGAGCATTAAAATTGTTAAAATACCCAAAGAATAAAACTATTTTTGAATTGGGAGCTTTTCCTGGTACAGGTTTTTACTATTTTGGGGAGTTTAACAATATGATTGGAATTGGAAAAACAAATCTTGATTTTTCGAAAAAAGCAATTAGTCTCGGTCATGATCTAATAGATGTAGATTTTGAGAGCATTAAAAAAGGTGATATCCATGTTCAGGCAGATGTTGTTTTAGTTATGGAAGTATTGGAGCATATCAGAATGCCTTATAAATTTATCGAAGCCATACTTGGTAATATTAAACCAGGAGGGCTTTTATATCTTACAACAAATAATCAATCCTATATTGGTTATTTAGTTAAATTACTTTTTAATAAAGAAATATTAGACCCAATTGAAAGTGAAAACACATTTTATCCAGGCCATTGTAGGTATTACGGTTTGAAAGAACTTGTTCGTGTTTTTGATAAATTTGGGTTTATAATTTTGGAATCCAATTATATTAATTTTCTACCAAAATATAAACTGTATAAAAGTGAAAAGTTTGGATTCATAAAAAATCTCTTTGTGAAACTATTTCCTAACCGATTCTCAACGCACATAGAAATTCTTATAAAGAAACCTGAATGA
- a CDS encoding glycosyltransferase family 4 protein: MKFDVEIVYDATFAINQHRGMGKYINNFVGVLKNNIGLRALGLLRTGTKVDSNEYHSFGFSIYILWEQFSMYFFTKRIESMVIYPYNTSTIFLRKSSKNVLIIHDLIYFNNSKDRSLRQKVGAVYRRFVVPRIINKFEHIITVSEYSKQQLLNRFDLDKNMVNVIPNSIGFNKSDIILNPKYYERGNYILHIGGEPSYKNSKSLLYAFSKLPDHIKEIYKVKMIGIRDNKVLHQYKKIASDLAITEAIEFLPYQSDEQINDLYKNAKMFIFPSFDEGFGIPIIESFKFGCPLLCSHSSCFPEIAGNAARYFDPNDENSIASAIVLTIEDEEETISKIELGYKQVEKYSSDMFVENVKSWYNKNFKV, encoded by the coding sequence ATGAAATTTGATGTAGAAATTGTTTATGATGCTACTTTTGCTATTAATCAGCATAGAGGCATGGGAAAATATATTAACAATTTTGTTGGTGTATTGAAAAATAATATAGGCTTGCGAGCTTTAGGTCTTCTTAGAACTGGTACTAAAGTTGATAGTAATGAGTATCATTCGTTCGGTTTTTCAATATATATATTATGGGAACAATTCTCAATGTATTTTTTCACAAAAAGAATTGAAAGTATGGTTATTTATCCCTACAATACTTCTACCATTTTTCTTAGAAAGTCAAGTAAAAATGTCTTAATTATTCATGATCTAATTTACTTTAATAACTCCAAAGATCGGTCATTAAGACAGAAAGTAGGAGCTGTTTATAGACGTTTTGTAGTGCCTAGAATTATAAATAAATTCGAGCATATTATTACGGTATCTGAATATTCTAAGCAACAGCTGTTAAATAGGTTTGATTTAGATAAAAACATGGTAAATGTTATTCCAAATTCTATTGGATTTAACAAATCTGATATTATCTTGAATCCTAAATATTATGAAAGGGGAAATTATATTTTGCATATAGGAGGAGAGCCTTCATATAAAAATTCCAAATCATTACTGTATGCTTTTAGTAAGCTTCCTGATCACATTAAGGAGATTTATAAAGTAAAAATGATCGGAATAAGAGATAATAAAGTTTTGCATCAATATAAAAAGATAGCTAGTGATCTAGCTATAACGGAAGCAATAGAATTTTTGCCATATCAAAGCGATGAACAAATTAATGATTTATATAAAAATGCTAAAATGTTTATTTTCCCTTCTTTTGATGAAGGATTTGGTATTCCAATTATAGAATCATTCAAGTTTGGATGTCCTTTACTGTGTAGTCATTCTTCTTGTTTTCCTGAAATAGCAGGAAACGCAGCCCGATATTTTGATCCCAATGATGAAAATTCAATCGCTTCAGCTATTGTTTTAACTATAGAAGATGAAGAGGAAACAATATCGAAAATAGAGCTAGGCTACAAGCAAGTAGAGAAATATAGCTCAGATATGTTTGTTGAAAATGTGAAATCTTGGTATAATAAAAATTTCAAAGTTTAG
- a CDS encoding glycosyltransferase, which yields MKKKCLIIIPGIPYPPVDGHKLKIYNLILILSKYFDLHIITISRENLSDKQVNFINQNSYKSKHFKLNTFKSLFRLFGSIFSKIPFQVKYFSLTSVKKYISDNSKNDEFAVLNLIRTCGYIDILKDKSIIIDMVDALSKSYLKSNKTTSSLIFNLIYGIEAKRLVEYEKKCLSKADLTLCVNQKDALNLSDYGEVKWLPNGVNEKLFNYTEKSSEYNNCIVFFGAMFYQPNIDAMVWFEKNVMDYLNPNIKVIVIGPRPSSSVLNLAKKRKNIVVTGFLNDPYLIINSCFAVIAPMQNGGGIQNKILETMGMGKVNILTSYAADPIVGAETNTHFIVENDPLIMAEKINEVYLNPSSFIKMGEDAAVLIRNKYTWDSYEKKLISHIKEIKDE from the coding sequence ATGAAAAAAAAATGCCTTATCATAATTCCCGGAATACCATATCCTCCTGTTGATGGTCATAAACTTAAAATTTATAACTTAATCTTGATTTTGTCAAAGTATTTTGACTTACATATCATAACTATTTCAAGAGAAAATTTATCAGACAAACAAGTAAATTTTATTAACCAAAATAGTTATAAGAGTAAACATTTTAAATTAAATACATTTAAAAGTTTATTTCGATTATTTGGATCAATTTTTTCAAAAATTCCTTTTCAAGTTAAGTATTTTTCGCTGACGTCTGTTAAAAAATATATCTCAGACAATTCTAAAAATGATGAATTCGCTGTTCTTAATCTTATTAGAACTTGTGGATATATAGATATTTTGAAAGACAAGTCTATTATAATAGATATGGTAGACGCCTTGTCTAAAAGTTATTTAAAATCAAACAAAACGACTAGTTCATTAATTTTTAATTTAATTTATGGAATTGAGGCAAAAAGATTAGTTGAATACGAAAAAAAGTGTTTGTCTAAAGCTGATCTTACACTTTGTGTGAATCAAAAAGATGCATTGAATTTAAGTGATTATGGTGAAGTTAAGTGGCTTCCAAACGGAGTAAACGAAAAATTGTTTAATTATACAGAAAAGTCCAGCGAATATAATAATTGTATAGTGTTTTTTGGAGCTATGTTTTATCAGCCTAACATTGATGCAATGGTTTGGTTTGAAAAAAATGTCATGGATTATTTAAATCCTAACATAAAAGTGATCGTTATTGGACCAAGACCATCAAGTAGTGTTTTGAATCTTGCAAAGAAGAGAAAGAACATTGTGGTAACAGGATTTCTTAATGACCCTTACTTGATTATTAATTCTTGCTTTGCAGTTATTGCTCCTATGCAGAATGGAGGGGGCATACAAAATAAAATACTTGAAACAATGGGTATGGGTAAAGTAAATATTTTAACATCATATGCTGCCGATCCAATAGTTGGAGCCGAAACCAATACACATTTTATAGTTGAAAATGATCCTTTGATTATGGCGGAAAAAATTAACGAAGTATATTTAAATCCATCATCTTTTATAAAAATGGGAGAAGATGCAGCTGTTCTCATTAGAAATAAATATACTTGGGATAGTTATGAAAAAAAACTTATTTCACATATAAAAGAAATAAAGGATGAATAG
- a CDS encoding O-antigen polymerase — protein MAILTNVFIIWEMRRIQPAVLMGVFFLSYLLYLIPYYYGDYIISAHTQYYRRDLYDQMLGIHLLFLSSFLLFLKSNLNKSSLKIRDLIKPNNNIILFSFLYLIMLGIILSIKGNSVIGGSYSTYIDNLEGQGGSVEYFYIFFVIAFFFTDKPFLRKSLLLLVVYYCFMTITRGYRIQFVQMVIVVFVLFFDGKFKTVYMMIFAFLGFIIAEIVNLLKMMGSLTVEDTLALFEKSDKGIIISNQTDVFYSSVVFLGLIKDDIFSLGLRIWSTIGFIWNWFVPSSFVWIEARVPMFAGTFTSLGGGGLVSAYFYVWFGYLGPILIGFCLAFLFNKTYSSADKKVFKIIAILVLSLYPRWFAYDPANFLIRLSLYIYVVYIGFILIHNQMKGVKK, from the coding sequence ATGGCAATTCTAACAAATGTTTTTATCATTTGGGAGATGAGAAGAATTCAACCAGCTGTATTAATGGGAGTGTTTTTCTTGTCCTACCTTTTGTATTTAATTCCATATTACTATGGAGATTATATAATTTCAGCTCATACTCAATATTATAGAAGGGATTTGTATGACCAAATGTTAGGAATACATTTGCTTTTCCTTAGTTCATTTTTACTTTTTCTTAAAAGTAATTTAAATAAAAGTTCTTTGAAGATAAGAGATTTAATAAAACCCAATAATAATATAATTTTATTTTCATTTTTATATTTAATTATGCTGGGCATCATCCTTTCAATAAAAGGGAATAGTGTTATTGGGGGATCTTACAGCACTTACATAGATAATTTGGAAGGTCAGGGTGGAAGTGTAGAATATTTTTATATTTTTTTTGTCATAGCTTTCTTTTTTACAGATAAGCCTTTTTTAAGAAAAAGTCTGTTATTACTTGTGGTTTATTATTGCTTTATGACTATCACGAGAGGTTATAGGATTCAATTTGTTCAAATGGTTATTGTAGTTTTTGTATTGTTTTTTGACGGAAAGTTTAAAACAGTTTATATGATGATATTTGCTTTTTTAGGATTCATTATTGCAGAAATTGTAAATTTATTAAAGATGATGGGTTCATTGACTGTTGAAGATACTTTAGCTTTATTTGAAAAAAGTGATAAAGGAATTATTATTAGTAATCAAACAGATGTATTTTATTCATCAGTAGTTTTTTTGGGTTTAATAAAAGATGATATTTTTTCATTAGGTTTAAGGATTTGGTCTACAATAGGTTTTATTTGGAATTGGTTTGTTCCATCATCTTTTGTTTGGATAGAAGCTCGTGTACCCATGTTTGCTGGTACCTTTACTTCTCTAGGTGGTGGAGGATTAGTTTCGGCTTATTTTTATGTTTGGTTTGGATATCTTGGACCAATTTTAATTGGTTTTTGTTTGGCATTTTTATTTAATAAAACATATTCCTCTGCAGATAAAAAAGTTTTTAAAATTATTGCGATCCTCGTTCTAAGCCTTTATCCTAGATGGTTTGCATACGATCCGGCCAATTTTTTGATAAGATTATCCCTGTATATTTATGTGGTATATATTGGCTTTATACTTATCCATAATCAAATGAAGGGAGTTAAAAAATAA
- a CDS encoding glycosyltransferase, whose translation MGKKVAILDLTPFFGGGQKFLLTIQKHLSNKDNYYFLVKDQSTFDQLQGENKYLIKEDNFLLQIKRINSLILLHDIEIVIFNGNRPIYFSPFIKVKNKIAYKHTSNNAFQFYKRQLGHLILNLCYLCCDRIVLLYDNAKNEVFWNKKKIRIINNGVESFNFIEHKNRSSILNVLCISRLDSNKGIDWLINVFWETFGDDKNIQLTIAGAGPLYESLNNFINSNSVPNIKLVGFVEDIQSILSQADIFVLPSKFESFPLSLLEAMSFGLPIISTDTGGTKDIVSDNKNGYLINYHNDKELRDALYTLYDNLDLRKSQGDNSLEIFNEKFTISKCVEKIEKLIYEI comes from the coding sequence ATGGGCAAAAAAGTCGCTATTCTAGATCTGACACCTTTTTTTGGTGGAGGACAAAAATTTTTACTGACAATACAAAAACACTTGTCTAATAAAGATAATTACTATTTTTTAGTAAAAGACCAAAGTACTTTTGACCAACTACAGGGAGAAAATAAATATCTTATTAAGGAGGATAATTTTTTATTACAGATTAAGAGGATCAATAGCTTAATCCTACTTCATGATATAGAAATTGTTATTTTTAATGGGAATAGACCAATTTACTTTTCACCATTTATTAAGGTAAAAAATAAAATTGCTTATAAGCATACTTCCAATAATGCTTTCCAATTTTATAAAAGGCAGCTTGGGCATCTAATTTTAAACTTATGTTATTTATGCTGTGATAGAATAGTTTTATTATATGATAATGCAAAAAACGAAGTTTTTTGGAATAAAAAGAAAATACGAATTATAAATAATGGGGTTGAATCATTTAATTTTATTGAACATAAAAATAGGTCATCAATATTAAATGTTTTATGTATTTCTCGGCTCGATTCTAACAAGGGGATTGATTGGTTAATTAATGTGTTTTGGGAAACTTTTGGTGATGATAAAAATATACAGTTAACAATAGCAGGAGCAGGACCATTATATGAATCTTTAAATAATTTTATTAACAGTAATAGTGTTCCTAACATTAAGTTAGTTGGATTTGTTGAAGATATTCAATCTATTTTAAGTCAGGCGGATATTTTTGTTTTACCTTCTAAATTCGAATCTTTTCCTCTTTCGCTCCTTGAAGCAATGTCATTTGGATTACCTATTATTTCAACTGATACTGGTGGGACTAAGGATATTGTTTCGGATAATAAAAATGGTTATTTAATAAATTACCATAATGATAAAGAATTGAGGGATGCTCTTTATACTTTATACGATAATTTGGATTTGAGAAAATCTCAAGGAGATAACTCTTTAGAAATATTTAATGAAAAATTCACAATTTCAAAGTGTGTTGAAAAAATTGAAAAGTTAATTTATGAAATTTGA